Proteins from one Mycobacterium adipatum genomic window:
- the fadD6 gene encoding long-chain-acyl-CoA synthetase FadD6, translating into MSDDTTRTSVGLLDIATKIPGLLLDAPAIVRGVVTGMGARPTAKTSIGKVFQDRAAQYGDRVFLKFEDQKITYRQANETVNRYAAVLAARGVGHGDVVGIMLRNSPDSVLLMLATVKCGATAGMLNYHQRGNVLAHSIGLLNAKAIVAEADLVEPITDSGVATDGLITLDELRQAATTAPTTNPPTTAAVLAKHKAFYIFTSGTTGMPKASVMTHYRWLRALAGFGGLGLRLNSNDTLYCCLPLYHNNALTVSVGSALNAGAALALGKSFSASRFWDDVIKHDATAFVYIGEICGYLLNQPPKPTDRAHKVRVIVGNGLRPAIWDDFTTRFGIPRVCEFYGASEGNTAFVNVFNVSKSTGICPSPVAFVEYDLDTGEPARAADGRLRKVKKGQPGLLLSKVSSFQPFDGYTDKSASEKKLVRDAFKEGDVWFNTGDLMRAQGFGHAAFADRLGDTFRWKGENVATTEVEAGLSGDKQVEEATVFGVEVPGAGGRAGMVALQLKAGQEFDGAALARTAYAHLPPYAVPLFVRIVPELAHTSTFKSQKVELRKQGYGEDVGDPLYVLAGREEGYVPFYPEYVDEVKDGKRPKS; encoded by the coding sequence ATGAGTGACGACACAACGCGCACCAGCGTCGGCCTGCTCGATATCGCCACCAAGATCCCCGGGTTGTTGCTGGATGCACCGGCGATCGTGCGGGGCGTGGTCACCGGCATGGGCGCCCGGCCCACCGCCAAGACCTCGATCGGCAAGGTCTTCCAGGACCGCGCCGCCCAGTACGGCGACCGGGTCTTCCTGAAATTCGAGGACCAGAAGATCACCTACCGGCAGGCCAACGAGACGGTCAACCGCTACGCCGCGGTACTCGCCGCCCGGGGTGTCGGCCACGGTGACGTCGTCGGGATCATGCTGCGCAACTCCCCGGACTCGGTGCTGCTGATGCTGGCCACCGTCAAATGTGGGGCCACCGCCGGCATGCTCAACTACCACCAGCGCGGCAACGTGCTGGCCCACAGCATCGGCCTGCTGAACGCCAAGGCCATCGTCGCCGAGGCCGACCTGGTGGAACCCATCACCGACAGCGGGGTGGCCACCGACGGCCTGATCACCCTCGACGAATTGCGGCAGGCCGCCACCACCGCACCCACCACCAACCCGCCGACGACGGCCGCGGTACTGGCCAAGCACAAGGCGTTCTACATCTTCACCTCGGGCACCACCGGCATGCCCAAGGCCAGCGTGATGACCCACTACCGCTGGCTGCGTGCGCTGGCCGGGTTCGGCGGCCTCGGCCTGCGCCTGAACAGCAATGACACCCTCTACTGCTGCCTGCCGCTCTATCACAACAATGCGCTGACGGTGTCGGTCGGTTCGGCCCTGAACGCGGGCGCCGCGCTCGCGCTGGGCAAGTCGTTCTCCGCGTCGCGGTTCTGGGACGACGTGATCAAACACGACGCCACCGCCTTCGTCTACATCGGCGAGATCTGCGGGTACCTGCTCAACCAGCCGCCCAAGCCGACCGATCGGGCGCACAAGGTGCGCGTGATCGTCGGCAACGGGCTGCGCCCGGCCATCTGGGACGACTTCACCACCCGCTTCGGCATCCCGCGGGTATGCGAGTTCTACGGCGCCAGCGAGGGAAACACCGCGTTCGTCAACGTGTTCAACGTGTCCAAGTCCACCGGCATCTGCCCGAGCCCGGTGGCCTTCGTCGAATACGACCTGGACACCGGGGAACCCGCTCGGGCCGCCGACGGTCGGCTGCGCAAGGTCAAGAAGGGCCAACCCGGCCTGCTGCTGTCCAAGGTCAGCAGCTTCCAGCCCTTCGACGGTTACACGGACAAGTCGGCATCGGAGAAGAAGCTGGTGCGTGACGCGTTCAAGGAGGGCGACGTCTGGTTCAACACCGGGGATCTGATGCGCGCGCAGGGCTTCGGGCACGCGGCCTTCGCGGACCGGCTCGGCGACACCTTCCGGTGGAAGGGCGAGAACGTCGCCACCACCGAGGTGGAGGCCGGGCTGTCCGGCGACAAGCAGGTCGAGGAGGCCACCGTGTTCGGGGTCGAGGTGCCCGGCGCCGGTGGTCGCGCGGGCATGGTCGCGCTGCAACTCAAGGCGGGGCAGGAGTTCGACGGAGCGGCGCTGGCGCGCACCGCCTACGCGCACCTACCCCCGTACGCGGTGCCGCTGTTCGTGCGGATCGTGCCGGAACTGGCGCACACCTCGACGTTCAAGAGCCAGAAGGTCGAACTGCGCAAACAGGGCTACGGCGAGGACGTCGGGGATCCGCTCTACGTGCTGGCCGGACGCGAGGAGGGCTACGTGCCCTTCTATCCGGAGTACGTCGACGAGGTGAAGGACGGTAAGCGCCCGAAGTCCTGA